In Planctomycetia bacterium, the genomic stretch CGACATGGGGCCGGATCAGCCGACGAAGACGACGGCGACGGCGGCGGTGCGATCGCTGGGCGGCCTATGGACGATCTCGGAAGCCGATGGCGAGGTGCCCGGCGGAGGCAAAAGCCAGAGCATCATGACGCTTGGCTACGACCCGGCGAAGCAGTGCTTTGTGGGTTCATTCGTCGCGTCAGTGATGACGTACCTGTGGATCTACGACGGCGGTTCGTTGGACGCCGCCGGCAAGGTGTTGACGCTCAGCGCCGAAGGACCGAGCTTCACCGGCGAAGGCCTCGCGAAGTACCAGGACATCATCGAGTTCATCGACGATGATCATCACACGCTTTCATCGCGCGTGCAGGGCGCCGACGGAAATTGGACGCACTTCATGACGGGGCACTACTACCGCAAGAAGTAGGCGGCGGCGTTTCCTTCCGCGATCAGGAGCAAATCCATGAAGTACATGCTGTTGATTTACAGCGACGAAAAGGCCTGGAAAGACGAGGAACGCGAAGCCTGTTTCGAGGAATCGATCGGGCTTACGCGCCAATTGGACGCCAGCGGCAAGTTTCTCGGCGCTTCGCCGCTGCATCCAGTCGCGACTGCGACCAGTGTGCGCGTGCGGAATGGCAAGCGGCTCGTGACGGATGGTCCGTTTGCGGAAACGCACGAGCAACTCGGCGGGTATTTCTTGGTCGACGCGCAGGATCTCGACGAAGCGATCGAGATCGCCGGACGGATTCCCGGTGCGCGGAAAGGAACGGTCGAAGTGCGGCCGGTCTTCGAACTGGCTGGCCTGCCGCCAGGCAAATAAGCGGTCCGCGGACGGCAATGTGGCTTGAACCGAGTAAGTACATCGAGAGGAACAGAGCAATGCGCGTGATGGTGATCGTCAAGGCAAGCCAGGATTCCGAGGCCGGCCTGATGCCGAGCGAACAATTGTTGGCGGAAATGGGCGACTTCAACGAACAACTGGTGAAGGCCGGCATCCTGCGCGACGGCGCGGGTTTGCATCCCAGTTCCAGAGGATTCCGCGTGCGGTTCTCTGGGAAAAACCGCACGGTCATCGATGGGCCGTTCGCCGAAACCAAGGAACTCGTGGCGGGCTACTGGCTCTGGGAGGTCCAATCGATGGACGAGGCCGTGGAGTGGGTCAAGCGCTGCCCGAACCCAATGTTGGAGGATTCCGAAATTGAAATTCGGCGACTCTTCGAAGCGGAAGATTTCGGCGAGTCGCTGACGCCGGAGCTGCGCGAGCAGGAAGAGCGCATTATTCGCGGCGTCAAGGGAAGCTGATTTGCTTTAGCGGTCGCTCGCGCGGCACAATAAGCCCAGGGAAGGCGGTCCACAATCGTCGGCTTTGTCGACGGTTCTGGACAGCCTTCCCTGGGTTTTTCGCTTTTCTCATTGACCCAACGCGAGCGACGCCATGAAAGAACGATTGATTACCATCGCCGTGTCCGTGGCCACCACCTGGGGCCTGTTGCGGGCCGAGCCGGAACCGATCCAGGAATTGGTCGTCGATCGACTCGTGGTGCGCAATGAGCTGATCGTGTCCGACACCGGGCAACCGTGGGAGGCGGGCTTCGAGGCGCAGCAGATCCCCCGCGGCATTTACGCGCGCTCGGTCGGCGCCGGCGGCGGCGGACTTTGGGTGCGCAGTCGCTTGCACAAAGCGGAATTGGACGATCCATTCGACGATCGGTTTCACGCGATGAATCGCGACGGCTCGCCGTTTCGGGCGCCGGGGCATATTTCCTGGAACGTCTGGCTCGACGGTGCGTGGCGACAGATGTCGATCATTCAAGGCGAGGCGATGGAACTCTCGGAGATTCCTGCCGAGCAATGGAACGGCGGCAATCATCCGGGACGTCTGCGATTTCAGACGTTCCGCCCGCACCACGACGAGCCGCTGACGGACGCGCTAATCGGCCAAGGCAAGATGTCATTGGGCGGAGGCGGTTACGGCGGAGGCGGACTGCCGTATCCGTCGGAAGCGCTGCAACTTTGGGGAGGCGGACTAAGCATCGCTTCGATTCCCACGCCGAGCGCGCCGCAGGTGATTCAGGAAGTGGGAGGCGAAGCGCATCGCTATGCCATCGTGGCCCTCGGCGTGCAAGGAGCGCGGACCGAGCGCTCGCCCGAGGTTGCGGCGGCCGGCCGCGCGACGTTGCGCTGGGACAGCGTGCCGGGCGCCGATGCGTATATTGTCTTCCGCGACGGAAAGGAGATCGCAGGACCGCTCCGCATCGAAGGTTCGCAAAAAGAATGGACCGATCGTGAGGAATAACACTCCGGTTATTCCGTCCCTCGGGCGCCATGCTTAGGTTTTCGCACTTTGGAGGCTTTGCGAAGCAATTTTTTCAGGGCTTCCATCGGCAAGCCGACGACATTCGATTCGCTGCCTTGAATGACATGGAGCCAATCGGGGCCGTCCTGATAGCCGAAGGCGCCGGCTTTCCCCTCCCAGGCGCGCGTGGCAAGGTACGCGTCCAGGTCGGCCGCGGCGAGCTTGTCCATGCGTAGGACGGTGCATTCGACGACCACTTCCGGCTCCCCATGCGGCGTCGGCCAGACGCAAAGCCCGGTATAGACGCGGTGCGCGCGGCCATTGAGGTGTCGGAGCATCGCCTTGGCGTGCGCGGCGTCGCGCGGCTTGCCC encodes the following:
- a CDS encoding DUF1579 domain-containing protein; protein product: MHSEPQQEHHWLQKMVGDWTCEFECDMGPDQPTKTTATAAVRSLGGLWTISEADGEVPGGGKSQSIMTLGYDPAKQCFVGSFVASVMTYLWIYDGGSLDAAGKVLTLSAEGPSFTGEGLAKYQDIIEFIDDDHHTLSSRVQGADGNWTHFMTGHYYRKK
- a CDS encoding YciI family protein is translated as MKYMLLIYSDEKAWKDEEREACFEESIGLTRQLDASGKFLGASPLHPVATATSVRVRNGKRLVTDGPFAETHEQLGGYFLVDAQDLDEAIEIAGRIPGARKGTVEVRPVFELAGLPPGK
- a CDS encoding YciI family protein, with the translated sequence MRVMVIVKASQDSEAGLMPSEQLLAEMGDFNEQLVKAGILRDGAGLHPSSRGFRVRFSGKNRTVIDGPFAETKELVAGYWLWEVQSMDEAVEWVKRCPNPMLEDSEIEIRRLFEAEDFGESLTPELREQEERIIRGVKGS
- a CDS encoding nucleoside triphosphate pyrophosphatase; the protein is MLPLILASSSPRRQQLMREAGYEFTVTPPRPEAETDAGEDEPAPMLVARLAWQKAVDVVGQITEGIVIACDTVAECDGHILGKPRDAAHAKAMLRHLNGRAHRVYTGLCVWPTPHGEPEVVVECTVLRMDKLAAADLDAYLATRAWEGKAGAFGYQDGPDWLHVIQGSESNVVGLPMEALKKLLRKASKVRKPKHGARGTE